In Numenius arquata chromosome 30, bNumArq3.hap1.1, whole genome shotgun sequence, the following proteins share a genomic window:
- the LOC141476371 gene encoding olfactory receptor 14J1-like, translating to MSNSSSITQFLLLAFADTRELQLLHFGLFLGIYLAALLGNALIITTIACDHRLHTPMYFFLLNLSVLDLGSISTTDPKSMANSLWDTRAISYWGCAAQVFFVFFFIGAEYSLLTVMAYDRYVAICQPLHYGTLLGSRACVHMAAAAWGSGFLNALLHTANTFSLPLCQGNVLEQFFCEVPQILKLSCSHSYLREVGLLVVSACLAFGCFISIVVSYVQIFRAVLRIPSEQGRHKAFSTCLPHLAVVSLFVSTGFFTYLKPPSISSPSLDLMVTVVYSLVPPAVNPLIYSMRNQELKEALKKLIQWVHLQQQ from the coding sequence atgtccaacagcagctccatcacccagttcctcctgctggcattcgcagacacacgggagctgcagctcttgcacttcgggctcttcctgggcatctacctggctgccctcctgggaaacgcactcatcatcaccaccatcgcctgtgaccaccgcctccacacccccatgtacttcttcctcctcaacctctccgttcttgacctgggatccatctctacCACTGaccctaaatccatggccaattccctgtgggataccagggccatctcctactggggatgcgctgcccaggtcttctttgttttctttttcattggtgcagagtactcccttctcactgtcatggcctacgaccgctacgttgccatctgccaacccctgcactacgggaccctcctgggcagcagagcttgtgtccacatggcagcagctgcctggggcagtgggtttctcaatgctctcctgcacacggccaatacattttccctacccctctgccagggcaatgtcctggaacagttcttctgtgaagttccccagatcctcaagctctcctgctcacactcctacctcagggaagttgggcttcttgtggtcagtgcctgtttagcatttggttgtttcatttccatcgtggtgtcctatgtgcagatcttcagggctgtgctgaggatcccctctgagcagggacggcacaaagccttttccacatgcctccctcacctggccgtggtctccctctttgtcagcactggcttctttacctacctgaagcccccctccatttcttccccatccctggatctgatggtgactgttgtgtactcactggtgcctccagctgtgaaccccctcatctacagcatgaggaaccaggagctcaaagaagcattgaagaaactcattcaatgggttcacctccagcagcagtag
- the LOC141476372 gene encoding olfactory receptor 14J1-like — protein MSNSSSITQFLLLAFADTWELQLLHFGLFLGIYLAALLGNALIITAIACDHRLHTPMYFFLLNLSVLDLGSISTTVPKSMANSLFDTRAITYWGCAAQLLLFVFFITAEFSLLTVMAYDRYVAICQPLHYGTLLGSRACVHMAAVAWGSGFLNALLHTANTFSLPLCQGNVLDRFFCEVPQILKLACSQSDLRGVGLVIFSAFVFWLCFFFIVVSYVQIFRAVLRIPSEQGRHKAFSTCLPHLAVVSLFITTGFFAYLKTPSISSSRLDLVVSFLYLVVPPAVNSLIYSMRNQELKESIRKFISGMVLNSKKFPITLQK, from the coding sequence atgtccaacagcagctccatcacccagttcctcctcctggcattcgcagacacatgggagctgcagctcttgcacttcgggctcttcctgggcatctacctggctgccctcctgggaaacgcactcatcatcaccgccatcgcctgtgaccaccgcctccacactcccatgtacttcttcctcctcaacctctctgttcttgacctgggatccatctctaccactgtccctaaatccatggccaattccctgtttgacaccagggccatcacctactggggatgtgctgcacagctactTCTGTTTGTCTTCTTTATCACCgcagagttttctcttctcactgtcatggcctacgaccgctatgttgccatctgccaaccccttcactacgggaccctcctgggcagcagagcttgtgtccacatggcagcagttgcctggggcagtgggtttctcaatgctctcctgcacacggccaatacattttccctacccctctgccagggcaatgtcctggaccgtttcttctgtgaagtcccccagatcctcaaacTTGCCTGCTCACAGTCCGACCTCAGGGGAGTTGGGCTTGTCATATTTAGTGCTTTTGTATtttggttgtgcttttttttcattgtggtgtcctatgtgcagatcttcagggccgtgctgaggatcccctctgagcagggacggcacaaagccttttccacgtgcctccctcacctggccgtggtctccctgtttatcaccactggcttctttgcctacctgaagaccccctccatctcctcctcacgcctggatctggtggtgtcatttctgtacttggtggtgcctccagcagtgaactccctcatctacagcatgaggaaccaggagctcaaggagtCCATCAGGAAATTTATTTCAGGGATGGTTCTTAATAGCAAGAAATTTCCCATCACTCTTCAGAAATGA